From a single Aquincola tertiaricarbonis genomic region:
- a CDS encoding TRAP transporter small permease, whose product MLDAAIDRFCRAIDVLIAAALAVMVVLVFGNVVLRYAFNSGIAASEELSRWLFVWLCFMGAVAALKDGGHLGTDMLVARLPVAGKKLCLVLGHLLMLYVTWLFLDGSWQQARINMDVEAPVTGAPVAIFYATGVFFSLCAGVLLLLQLVRVLTGRVADDALVMVKESEEQAELESLQAELARAEAPSDDTRPPSAIGR is encoded by the coding sequence CTGCTCGATGCTGCGATCGACCGCTTCTGCCGTGCCATCGACGTGCTGATCGCCGCCGCGCTGGCCGTGATGGTGGTGCTGGTGTTCGGCAACGTGGTGCTGCGCTATGCCTTCAATTCCGGCATCGCCGCCAGCGAGGAGCTGTCGCGCTGGCTGTTCGTGTGGCTGTGCTTCATGGGCGCGGTGGCCGCGCTGAAGGACGGCGGGCACCTGGGCACCGACATGCTGGTGGCGCGGCTGCCGGTGGCCGGCAAGAAGCTGTGCCTGGTGCTGGGCCATCTGCTGATGCTGTACGTCACCTGGCTGTTCCTGGACGGCAGCTGGCAGCAGGCCCGCATCAACATGGACGTGGAAGCGCCGGTGACCGGCGCGCCGGTGGCCATCTTCTATGCCACGGGCGTCTTCTTCTCGCTGTGCGCCGGTGTGCTGCTGCTGTTGCAGCTGGTGCGCGTGCTCACCGGCCGGGTGGCCGATGACGCGCTGGTGATGGTCAAGGAATCGGAAGAGCAGGCCGAGCTGGAAAGCCTGCAGGCCGAGCTGGCCCGCGCCGAAGCACCGTCCGACGACACCCGCCCACCTTCCGCGATCGGCCGCTGA
- a CDS encoding TRAP transporter large permease subunit, whose protein sequence is MTVFIFLGSLVGAMALGIPIAYALLASGVALMWHLDLFDAQILAQNFINGADSFPLLAVPFFMLAGEIMNVGGLSQRIVNFALALVGHVKGGLGYVVVLAGCLLSALSGSAVADAAALTALLLPMMIKAGHKKEVSGGLIAASGVIGPIIPPSIGFVIFGVTANVSISKLFIAGIVPGVMIGVGLALTWWWVGRKETLALPPRKTGAEVWKAARESVWALMLPVFILVGLRMGVFTPTEAAVVAAVYALFVARVVYRELTLRALLQIFVTAARTTAVVMFLVAAAMVSAWLITVANLPAQVVDLLRPLLDNQTLLLIAIMLLVMLVGTAMDMTPTILIMTPVLMPLVKAAGIDPIYFGVLFIVNNSIGLITPPVGTILNVVAGVGRMRMDEVTRGVLPFMAAQFVVMFIMVLFPQTVLAPLRWFY, encoded by the coding sequence ATGACCGTCTTCATCTTTCTCGGCAGCCTCGTCGGTGCGATGGCGCTGGGCATTCCCATCGCCTATGCGCTGCTGGCCAGCGGCGTGGCGCTGATGTGGCACCTCGACCTCTTCGATGCGCAGATCCTGGCGCAGAACTTCATCAACGGCGCCGACAGCTTTCCGCTGCTGGCGGTGCCCTTCTTCATGCTGGCCGGCGAGATCATGAACGTCGGCGGGCTGTCGCAGCGCATCGTCAACTTCGCGCTGGCGCTGGTGGGCCATGTGAAGGGCGGGCTGGGCTACGTGGTGGTGCTGGCGGGTTGCCTGCTGTCGGCGCTGTCGGGATCGGCCGTGGCCGATGCCGCGGCACTGACGGCGCTGCTGCTGCCCATGATGATCAAGGCCGGGCACAAGAAGGAAGTCTCGGGCGGGCTCATCGCGGCCTCCGGCGTCATCGGCCCCATCATCCCGCCCAGCATCGGCTTCGTCATCTTCGGCGTCACCGCCAACGTGTCCATCAGCAAGCTGTTCATCGCCGGCATCGTGCCCGGCGTGATGATCGGCGTGGGCCTGGCGCTCACCTGGTGGTGGGTGGGCCGCAAGGAGACGCTGGCGCTGCCGCCGCGCAAGACGGGCGCCGAGGTCTGGAAGGCCGCCCGCGAATCGGTCTGGGCGCTGATGCTGCCGGTGTTCATCCTGGTGGGCCTGCGCATGGGCGTGTTCACGCCCACCGAGGCGGCGGTGGTGGCGGCGGTGTATGCGCTCTTCGTGGCCCGCGTGGTGTACCGCGAACTCACGCTGCGTGCGCTGCTGCAGATCTTCGTCACGGCGGCCCGCACCACGGCGGTGGTGATGTTCCTGGTGGCCGCGGCCATGGTGTCGGCCTGGCTCATCACCGTGGCCAACCTGCCGGCCCAGGTGGTGGACCTGCTGCGCCCGCTGCTGGACAACCAGACGCTGCTGCTGATCGCCATCATGCTGCTGGTGATGCTGGTGGGCACGGCGATGGACATGACGCCCACCATCCTGATCATGACGCCGGTGCTGATGCCGCTGGTCAAGGCCGCCGGCATCGACCCCATCTACTTCGGCGTGCTGTTCATCGTCAACAACTCCATCGGTCTCATCACCCCGCCGGTGGGCACCATCCTCAACGTGGTGGCCGGCGTCGGCCGCATGAGGATGGACGAGGTCACCCGTGGCGTGCTGCCTTTCATGGCCGCCCAGTTCGTGGTGATGTTCATCATGGTTCTGTTCCCCCAGACCGTGCTGGCGCCCTTGCGCTGGTTCTATTGA
- a CDS encoding LysR family transcriptional regulator — protein sequence MVMTSDPPAGKPLALAQVSRLRFRHLQFLDILGKTRNLRLTAEQMHMTQPAATKVLMDIEDMLESRLFDRLPRGMRPNELGLFTLRYAHAALDGHRKFVDEFSTLKQGGHGHLTVGAISGSAAHLLTAAVAELQRLRPLLVLKVLEQSSDQLIVWLAERKIDLMIGRYTDESQRDQFHYERLAGERLQITAGTHHPLRGVQAPSLTELSNWPWILYPTTTALRKVSDDIFSRTGLALTSGIVETPSFLFALELMQSTHMLSLQPAALVDKYVRRGLLTRIAGELPDRMPDYGLITLQGEPPSTAAQAFIDVIRQLANRQAATA from the coding sequence ATGGTGATGACTTCAGACCCGCCTGCAGGTAAACCCTTGGCCCTGGCGCAGGTCTCGCGGCTGCGTTTCCGCCACCTGCAGTTCCTCGACATCCTGGGCAAAACGCGCAACCTGCGGCTGACCGCCGAGCAGATGCACATGACCCAGCCGGCGGCCACCAAGGTGCTGATGGACATCGAGGACATGCTGGAGTCACGCCTCTTCGACCGGCTGCCGCGCGGCATGCGGCCCAACGAGCTGGGCCTGTTCACGCTGCGTTATGCACATGCGGCGCTGGACGGCCACCGCAAGTTCGTCGACGAGTTCAGCACGCTCAAGCAAGGGGGGCATGGCCACCTGACCGTGGGCGCCATCTCGGGGTCGGCGGCGCACCTGCTGACCGCGGCCGTGGCCGAGCTGCAGCGCCTGCGGCCGCTGCTGGTGCTCAAGGTGCTGGAACAGAGCAGCGACCAGCTGATCGTGTGGCTGGCCGAGCGCAAGATCGACCTGATGATCGGCCGCTACACCGACGAGTCGCAGCGCGACCAGTTCCACTACGAGCGGCTGGCCGGCGAGCGCCTGCAGATCACCGCCGGCACGCACCACCCGCTGCGCGGCGTGCAGGCGCCAAGCCTCACCGAGCTGTCCAACTGGCCGTGGATCCTGTACCCGACCACCACGGCGCTGCGCAAGGTGTCGGACGACATCTTCAGCCGCACCGGCCTGGCCCTCACCTCCGGCATCGTCGAGACACCGTCCTTCCTCTTCGCGCTCGAGCTGATGCAGAGCACCCACATGCTGTCGCTGCAGCCGGCCGCGCTGGTCGACAAGTACGTGCGGCGTGGGCTGCTGACCCGCATTGCCGGCGAGCTGCCCGACCGCATGCCCGACTACGGCCTCATCACCCTGCAGGGTGAGCCGCCGAGCACCGCCGCCCAGGCCTTCATCGACGTGATCCGCCAGCTGGCAAACCGGCAGGCCGCCACGGCCTGA
- a CDS encoding amidohydrolase translates to MFSTLAPPARAAEPADLVLRHGHIYRVPERGSAWAQAVAIRAGRYVAIGTDAEVRPYIGPATQVVDLQGRMAMPGLADAHIHPIDGAYEALYSCTLPPEGGLPEVLAAVKACAQRAGPDDWIVGAAYSSRMAPALEKREALRLLDDASGGKPVVLRDDTFHNRWVNSEVLKRAGIQAGATPPPGGLYVFDQGEPTGLLKEFPAFDKVQQLVPPRRPDRLLQAAQTAAAQLSAMGLTSIQDAWVDRTLLDTWHRAVQSPQGLPLRVVASLAGNKGSTEAEPGGAALYDDARALRSDLLRPDFVKFFVDGVPMAYTSAMLDPYQPSHEHGHDFRGQAHFSLPQLVAAIAPLDARGIPVKLHAVGDGAVRLSLDAIAEVRRLNGDQGPRHQIAHVNWIASSDLPRFKALNVTAEVSPMLWFPTPMKPVLEHFLGRARVDRLGQVASLQKAGAPLAAGSDWPAGTPTPDPWVGIEGLVTRRHPLGLVPGVLGAGERLSLEDALRLYTRGNAEAMGLGGVSGSVELGRSADLIVLDQHLFKVPVERIHRTRVLSTWLQGRLVYQQPTPTKEAP, encoded by the coding sequence ATGTTTTCAACGCTGGCGCCGCCCGCACGCGCGGCCGAGCCGGCCGACTTGGTGCTGCGGCACGGCCACATCTACCGCGTGCCTGAACGCGGCAGCGCCTGGGCCCAGGCGGTGGCCATCCGCGCGGGCCGCTACGTGGCCATCGGCACCGATGCCGAGGTGCGGCCGTACATCGGCCCGGCCACCCAGGTGGTGGACCTGCAGGGCCGCATGGCCATGCCGGGCCTGGCCGACGCGCACATCCACCCGATCGACGGCGCCTACGAGGCCTTGTACAGCTGCACGCTGCCGCCCGAAGGCGGCCTGCCCGAAGTGCTGGCCGCGGTGAAGGCCTGCGCCCAGCGTGCGGGGCCGGACGACTGGATCGTGGGCGCGGCCTACTCCAGCCGCATGGCCCCGGCCCTGGAAAAGCGCGAGGCGCTGCGCCTGCTGGACGACGCCAGCGGCGGCAAGCCGGTGGTGCTGCGCGACGACACCTTCCACAACCGCTGGGTCAACAGCGAGGTGCTCAAGCGCGCCGGCATCCAGGCCGGCGCCACGCCGCCACCGGGCGGCCTCTACGTGTTCGACCAGGGCGAGCCCACCGGCCTGCTCAAGGAGTTCCCGGCCTTCGACAAGGTGCAGCAGCTGGTGCCGCCGCGCCGGCCCGACCGCCTGCTGCAGGCCGCGCAGACGGCCGCCGCGCAGCTCAGCGCGATGGGCTTGACCAGCATCCAGGACGCCTGGGTGGACCGCACGCTGCTGGACACCTGGCACCGCGCAGTGCAGTCGCCGCAGGGCCTGCCGCTGCGGGTGGTGGCTTCGCTGGCCGGCAACAAGGGCAGCACCGAGGCCGAGCCCGGCGGCGCCGCGCTGTACGACGATGCCCGCGCGCTGCGCAGCGACCTGCTGCGCCCCGACTTCGTCAAGTTCTTCGTCGATGGGGTGCCGATGGCCTACACCTCGGCGATGCTGGACCCGTACCAGCCCAGCCACGAGCACGGCCACGACTTTCGCGGCCAGGCGCATTTCAGCCTGCCGCAGCTGGTGGCCGCCATCGCGCCGCTGGATGCGCGCGGCATTCCGGTGAAGCTGCATGCGGTGGGTGACGGCGCGGTGCGCCTGTCGCTGGATGCCATCGCCGAAGTGCGGCGGCTCAACGGCGACCAGGGACCACGCCACCAGATTGCGCACGTGAACTGGATCGCCAGCAGCGACCTGCCGCGCTTCAAGGCCTTGAACGTCACCGCCGAGGTGTCGCCGATGCTGTGGTTTCCGACGCCGATGAAGCCGGTGCTGGAGCACTTCCTGGGCCGTGCGCGGGTGGACCGACTCGGCCAGGTGGCGAGCTTGCAGAAGGCGGGCGCACCGCTGGCGGCCGGCTCGGACTGGCCGGCCGGCACGCCCACGCCCGACCCCTGGGTGGGCATCGAAGGCCTGGTCACCCGCCGCCACCCGCTGGGCCTGGTGCCCGGCGTGCTGGGCGCCGGCGAGCGGCTGAGCCTGGAAGACGCGCTGCGCCTCTACACCCGCGGCAATGCCGAGGCCATGGGCCTGGGCGGCGTGAGCGGCAGCGTGGAGCTGGGCCGCTCGGCCGACCTGATCGTGCTGGACCAGCACTTGTTCAAGGTGCCGGTGGAGCGCATCCACCGCACCCGGGTGCTGAGCACCTGGCTGCAGGGCCGGCTGGTGTACCAGCAGCCCACCCCAACGAAGGAGGCCCCATGA
- a CDS encoding IlvD/Edd family dehydratase → MDKPAGRRFRSRDWFADPHRSDMTALYLERFMNYGLTPEELRSGRPIIGIAQTGSDLSPCNRIHLELARRVRDGIRDAGGIPMEFPVHPIFENCRRPTAALDRNLAYLGLVEVLYGYPIDAVVLTTGCDKTTPAGIMAACTVDIPAIVLSGGPMLDGWHGGELVGSGTVIWRSRRQLAAGEIDEDEFLQRACSSAPSAGHCNTMGTASTMNAVAEALGLSLPGCAAIPAPYRERGQMAYETGRRIVGMAHEDLRPSRILTRESFLNALSVVSCAGGSSNAQVHIMAMARHAGVELRPADWTEQAYDLPLLLDMQPAGRFLGERFFRAGGVPALMWELQQAGRLHGDCASVTGRTVAQNIEGRQATDREVIRPFDLPLMEKAGFLVLSGNLFDFGIMKTSVISPNFRERYLSRPGHEGVFEARAVVFDGADDYHARINDPALEIDEGCILVMRGAGPIGWPGSAEVVNMQPPDALIQRGVRTLPTLGDGRQSGTADSPSILNVSPESAVGGGLSWLQTGDLIRIDLNAGRCDALVPAEEIARRQRELPPPPVPASQSPWEEIYRSHTGQLVDGATLDMALKYRRIAERTPRHNH, encoded by the coding sequence ATGGACAAGCCGGCTGGTCGGCGCTTTCGCTCGCGCGATTGGTTTGCCGATCCCCATCGTTCCGACATGACGGCGCTCTACCTCGAGCGCTTCATGAACTACGGCCTGACGCCCGAGGAATTGCGCTCGGGCCGGCCCATCATCGGCATCGCGCAGACGGGCAGCGACCTGTCGCCGTGCAACCGCATCCACCTGGAGCTGGCGCGGCGTGTGCGTGATGGCATCCGCGACGCCGGCGGCATTCCGATGGAATTCCCGGTGCACCCCATCTTCGAGAACTGCCGCCGCCCCACCGCGGCGCTGGACCGCAACCTGGCCTACCTGGGCCTGGTGGAGGTGCTGTACGGCTACCCCATCGATGCGGTGGTGCTGACCACCGGCTGCGACAAGACCACGCCGGCCGGCATCATGGCCGCGTGCACCGTCGACATCCCGGCCATCGTGCTGTCGGGCGGGCCGATGCTCGACGGCTGGCATGGCGGCGAGCTGGTGGGCTCGGGCACCGTGATCTGGCGCAGCCGCCGGCAGCTGGCGGCCGGCGAGATCGACGAGGACGAGTTCCTGCAGCGCGCCTGCAGCAGCGCCCCTTCGGCCGGCCACTGCAACACCATGGGCACGGCCTCGACGATGAACGCGGTGGCCGAGGCCCTGGGCCTGTCGCTGCCCGGCTGCGCGGCCATTCCGGCGCCTTACCGCGAACGCGGGCAGATGGCGTATGAGACCGGTCGGCGCATCGTGGGCATGGCGCATGAGGACCTGCGGCCCTCGCGCATCCTCACCCGCGAGAGCTTCCTCAACGCGCTGTCGGTGGTCAGCTGCGCCGGCGGCTCCAGCAATGCGCAGGTGCACATCATGGCCATGGCCCGCCATGCCGGGGTGGAGCTGCGGCCCGCCGACTGGACCGAGCAGGCCTACGACCTGCCGCTGCTGCTGGACATGCAGCCGGCCGGGCGCTTCCTGGGCGAGCGCTTCTTCCGCGCCGGCGGCGTGCCCGCGCTGATGTGGGAGCTGCAGCAGGCCGGCCGGCTCCATGGCGATTGCGCCAGCGTCACCGGCCGCACCGTGGCGCAGAACATCGAAGGCCGCCAGGCCACCGACCGCGAGGTGATCCGGCCCTTCGACCTGCCGTTGATGGAGAAGGCGGGCTTCCTGGTGCTGTCGGGCAACCTGTTCGACTTCGGCATCATGAAGACGTCGGTGATCTCGCCGAACTTCCGTGAGCGCTACCTGAGCCGGCCCGGCCACGAAGGCGTGTTCGAGGCGCGCGCCGTGGTGTTCGACGGTGCCGACGACTACCACGCCCGCATCAACGACCCGGCGCTGGAGATCGACGAGGGCTGCATCCTGGTGATGCGCGGCGCCGGCCCCATCGGCTGGCCCGGCTCGGCCGAGGTGGTGAACATGCAGCCGCCCGATGCGCTGATCCAGCGCGGCGTACGGACGCTGCCCACGCTGGGCGACGGCCGCCAGTCGGGCACGGCCGACAGCCCCTCCATCCTCAACGTGTCGCCCGAAAGCGCCGTCGGCGGCGGCCTCAGCTGGCTGCAGACGGGCGACCTGATCCGCATCGACCTCAACGCCGGCCGCTGCGATGCGCTGGTGCCGGCCGAAGAGATCGCACGCCGCCAGCGCGAGCTGCCGCCGCCACCGGTGCCGGCCAGCCAGTCGCCGTGGGAGGAGATCTACCGCAGCCACACCGGCCAGCTGGTGGACGGCGCCACGCTGGACATGGCCCTGAAGTACCGCCGCATTGCCGAACGCACGCCGCGCCACAACCACTGA
- a CDS encoding TRAP transporter substrate-binding protein — MQFRSLALAATLLAALAVPAAAQVKEHVFKIGTGLSEDHPQAQSLKYFADQLAAKSGGKLQAKVYASGSLGNDVSMTSALRGGTLEMTIPDSSTLVTLVKPFGVLNFPLTFNNEQEADAVLDGPFGQKLLAKLPEKGLIGLGFWENGFRHVTNSRRPVNKADDLSGLKLRVIQSPLFLDTFTALGANATPMPFTELYTAMEQAAVDGQENPPATILASKFYEVQKHLVLSRHMYSAWVLLMSKKTWDGLSADEQKIVQEAAREATLYERKTIRAFSDRALADLKKAGMQITELPPAEQAKMRSKLQPVLAKFSKEFGEDTTAEMNGELVKVRGGSAAAK, encoded by the coding sequence ATGCAATTCAGATCACTCGCTCTGGCCGCGACCCTGCTGGCCGCCCTGGCCGTTCCCGCTGCCGCGCAGGTCAAGGAACACGTGTTCAAGATCGGCACCGGCCTCAGCGAGGACCATCCGCAGGCCCAGTCGCTCAAGTACTTCGCCGACCAGCTGGCGGCCAAGAGCGGCGGCAAGCTGCAGGCCAAGGTGTATGCCAGCGGTTCGCTGGGCAACGATGTCAGCATGACCTCGGCCCTGCGCGGCGGCACGCTGGAGATGACGATCCCCGACAGCTCCACGCTGGTGACCCTGGTCAAGCCCTTCGGCGTGCTGAACTTTCCGCTCACCTTCAACAACGAGCAGGAAGCCGACGCGGTGCTGGACGGCCCCTTCGGCCAGAAGCTGCTGGCCAAGCTGCCCGAGAAGGGCCTGATCGGCCTGGGCTTCTGGGAGAACGGCTTCCGCCACGTCACCAACTCGCGCCGCCCGGTCAACAAGGCCGATGACCTGAGCGGCCTGAAGCTGCGCGTCATCCAGAGCCCGCTGTTCCTGGACACCTTCACCGCGCTGGGCGCCAACGCCACGCCCATGCCCTTCACCGAGCTGTACACCGCGATGGAACAGGCCGCGGTGGACGGGCAGGAGAACCCGCCGGCCACCATCCTGGCCAGCAAGTTCTACGAGGTGCAGAAGCACCTGGTGCTGTCGCGCCACATGTACAGCGCCTGGGTGCTGCTGATGTCCAAGAAGACCTGGGACGGCCTGTCGGCGGACGAGCAGAAGATCGTGCAGGAAGCGGCGCGCGAAGCCACGCTGTACGAGCGCAAGACCATCCGCGCCTTCTCCGACCGCGCGCTGGCCGACCTGAAGAAGGCCGGCATGCAGATCACCGAGCTGCCGCCGGCCGAGCAGGCCAAGATGCGCAGCAAGCTGCAGCCGGTGCTGGCCAAGTTCAGCAAGGAGTTCGGCGAGGACACCACCGCCGAGATGAACGGCGAGCTGGTCAAGGTGCGCGGCGGCTCCGCGGCCGCCAAGTAA
- a CDS encoding cohesin domain-containing protein, with the protein MKKSAPIAARAAGACALALSLLSTAHAVPVLEMSAASTATGFELTVQARDVVDLFAYGFSLSFDPALLKLTAGTEGALLRQGGDTFFRAGVFDNDAGSVTYTLGTLIGQVPGVTGSGQLATFSFDVKQAGLANFKFTDVALVDGSGADISVETRNLVTAVPEPASIAMFAVGLLALPPAASPRALKPLPRHMTPRTS; encoded by the coding sequence ATGAAGAAATCTGCACCCATCGCGGCCCGTGCCGCGGGCGCCTGCGCGCTGGCGCTGTCGCTGCTGTCGACCGCGCACGCGGTGCCCGTGCTCGAGATGTCGGCGGCCAGCACGGCCACCGGCTTCGAGCTCACCGTGCAGGCCCGCGACGTGGTGGACCTGTTCGCCTACGGCTTTTCGCTGAGCTTCGACCCGGCGCTGCTGAAGCTGACCGCCGGCACCGAAGGCGCCTTGCTGCGCCAGGGCGGCGACACCTTCTTCCGTGCCGGCGTCTTCGACAACGATGCCGGCAGCGTCACCTACACCCTGGGCACGCTGATCGGGCAGGTGCCCGGTGTCACCGGCAGCGGCCAGCTGGCCACCTTCTCGTTCGACGTCAAGCAGGCGGGCCTGGCCAACTTCAAGTTCACCGATGTGGCGCTGGTGGATGGCAGCGGCGCGGACATCAGCGTGGAGACGCGCAACCTGGTCACCGCTGTGCCCGAGCCGGCCAGCATCGCGATGTTCGCGGTGGGCCTGCTGGCGCTGCCGCCGGCTGCAAGCCCGCGCGCGCTGAAGCCCCTTCCTCGTCACATGACCCCAAGGACCTCATGA